The following are encoded together in the Montipora capricornis isolate CH-2021 chromosome 5, ASM3666992v2, whole genome shotgun sequence genome:
- the LOC138049445 gene encoding protein ITPRID2-like, with protein sequence MENTDEKKSHGLQSDHLDEQGRRTSEQGSILDSEDDLFLGTDAQAFSSSRKSVFSSDGSDSVFTGLHSDSANESPRDPGTCRVIKKLASVGRIDSSDSLGSGLSDCSRNSHEVISLLNAMTVDPEEFLAGLGFAEPDMRSRIPDRFLQGPSKALGIDVNLFRRSLDQDDLYASPSQDSPVWSDSGSCRIPLRFITSPKESVSPVLDEGHNPVPLISEPEEATEDSFDLMRHLRLNKPCHVTKGMFLEPVTEELEVSSVGSGTVRTRISRRLSNEEGTIIVREESLEQANVESELLLSLPAVENAEKGTESTTVSRSLCNEQRTIMLPETSLEHDNEESGLFFGEPVVENGEEGMESNQFSESKVSGNPVEDGSLIFVTVEGDEDIAVKGNSEKSPENNALNSFDNSAEMIECVTCVADVMTKEGDETSASLEHLRVASVVVQDSFDLEEISTNEDLIEKGLSSTDPEPVLNGTSMRKQLTRENSGESSGFEEMILDKETLSPSSISPTSSVERFYANNSADNVRIPLAALLDPEMVVVANEKVGKGEKSPRATFAQRRTRSLTKQRPIDEDTIPSYAFFPISSAPFDLTGTGGSLGTKLSRDVLWSGANTNYVKSKSNSDVLNSTSDDNGTDQNSNVVLNSVQEKPAVQDNECRVQETDSLLEDSSGHEFVNEKKPSCAEECKYNAISPSELHSSEIIGGEETSERISSLAEGHISELNNSENNVDMNLSDYTNLRTEGSFATHGCKNDLPMPRGISEIDMDSERPRDRLTGKNLVVSFAQKERAESGGTCAEETPKEEVQNPSQKIVCLYEQHHLHEINALEQSIEKYESTLSSGGPLDALKTIYSTKNVIARITEEMNGIQELRSQINNELERMKQLLAERRSMLLAGTMRDAVESSVKQKMDDLLREQSSLNIGLSNISDELSIRRKASGRARIYAYIESAKRELKEEREKCIREFREEIKDGLVRELSERFLGEIEVLRRDVRSKDAIIEELRKNQDQRDSRDCY encoded by the exons ATGGAAAATACCGATGAAAAAAAGTCACATGGTCTGCAGTCAGATCACCTTGATGAGCAGGGAAGGCGAACTTCAGAGCAGG GAAGTATTCTAGATTCAGAAGATGACTTATTCCTTGGCACAGATGCCCAAGCATTTTCCTCTTCCAGAAAATCAGTGTTCTCTTCAGATGGGTCTGACAGTGTATTTACTGG GTTGCATTCTGACTCTGCCAATGAGAGTCCACGTGATCCAGGAACTTGCAGGGTTATTAAAAAGTTGGCCAGCGTCGGAAGAATTGACAGCTCCGATAGCCTCGGATCTGGTTTATCAGACTGTAGTAG aaattcgCATGAAGTCATCTCTCTGCTGAATGCAATGACCGTGGACCCAGAGGAGTTTCTCGCTGGCCTGGGATTTGCGGAACCTGACATGCGCTCTCGTATTCCAGACCGTTTTCTTCAGGGACCTTCAAAGGCACTTGGAATCGACGTGAATTTGTTTCGGCGAAGCTTGGATCAGGACGATCTCTACGCATCACCG TCCCAAGATTCCCCAGTTTGGTCGGATTCAGGCTCCTGCAGGATCCCACTTAGATTCATAACATCGCCGAAGGAATCAGTAAGCCCGGTGCTTGATGAGGGACACAACCCCGTTCCCTTAATATCCGAACCAGAAGAAGCCACAGAGGACTCATTTGACTTAATGAGGCATCTTAGGCTAAATAAGCCTTGTCACGTGACCAAGGGCATGTTTCTGGAACCTGTAACGGAAGAACTTGAAGTTTCGTCGGTTGGTAGCGGAACCGTCCGAACGAGGATATCAAGAAGATTATCCAACGAAGAAGGAACGATCATAGTTCGGGAGGAATCGTTAGAACAAGCAAACGTAGAATCGGAGCTGTTACTAAGTTTACCGGCCGTAGAAAACGCAGAGAAGGGTACGGAATCAACGACGGTCTCGCGATCACTCTGCAATGAACAAAGAACGATTATGCTTCCAGAGACGTCTTTGGAACACGACAACGAGGAGTCGGGGCTTTTTTTCGGTGAACCGGTAGTAGAAAACGGAGAGGAGGGTATGGAATCAAATCAGTTTTCAGAATCGAAAGTTTCGGGAAATCCAGTCGAAGATGGATCGTTGATTTTCGTTACTGTCGAAGGTGACGAAGATATTGCTGTGAAAGGTAACTCGGAGAAATCTCCGGAGAATAATGCGTTGAATTCCTTTGACAACAGTGCAGAGATGATCGAGTGCGTAACCTGTGTGGCTGACGTTATGACGAAGGAAGGCGATGAAACATCTGCTAGCCTTGAGCACCTGCGGGTGGCGAGTGTCGTCGTGCAAGATTCGTTTGACCTCGAAGAAATCTCGACGAACGAAGACCTCATCGAGAAAGGATTGTCATCCACAGATCCAGAACCCGTTCTCAATGGCACATCAATGCGGAAACAGTTAACGAGAGAAAACAGCGGAGAAAGTAGCGGTTTTGAAGAAATGATACTTGATAAGGAAACGTTGAGCCCAAGCTCCATTTCTCCCACGTCCAGCGTGGAACGTTTTTACGCCAACAATTCCGCAGATAATGTGCGCATACCACTGGCAGCGCTACTTGATCCGGAAATGGTTGTCGTGGCTAATGAAAAAGTTGGTAAGGGCGAGAAATCCCCGCGTGCTACGTTTGCACAGAGGCGTACCAGGTCATTAACGAAACAGCGTCCAATAGATGAAGATACAATCCCTTCGTATGCGTTTTTCCCCATTTCCTCCGCGCCGTTCGATCTTACGGGTACAGGTGGAAGTCTGGGCACGAAATTAAGCCGTGATGTTTTATGGTCAGGTGCGAACACAAATTACGTAAAAAGCAAATCAAACAGTGATGTCTTGAATTCCACTTCGGATGATAATGGTACCGATCAGAACTCCAATGTCGTGTTAAACTCTGTACAGGAAAAGCCCGCCGTACAAGATAATGAATGTAGAGTACAGGAAACGGACTCCTTGCTTGAGGACAGTTCTGGACATGAATTTGTGAACGAGAAAAAACCATCCTGTGCTGAGGAATGTAAATATAATGCAATTTCTCCATCTGAGCTTCATTCAAGTGAAATAATCGGAGGCGAAGAAACTAGTGAGAGAATCAGTTCGTTGGCTGAGGGGCATATTTCAGAGCTAAATAATTCTGAAAACAACGTCGATATGAATCTTTCGGATTATACAAATCTAAGGACAGAGGGGTCTTTTGCTACCCATGGGTGCAAAAATGATTTACCCATGCCTAGAGGAATATCGGAAATTGACATGGATTCTGAAAGGCCACGTGATCGCCTTACTGGGAAAAATCTCGTGGTTTCATTTGCACAGAAAGAGCGGGCAGAATCAGGTGGCACTTGCGCAGAAGAGACACCGAAAGAGGAAGTTCAAAATCCATCgcaaaaaattgtttgtttatATGAACAG CACCACCTTCACGAAATAAATGCTCTCGAGCAAAGCATTGAAAAGTACGAGTCAACGCTATCTTCTGGCGGACCGCTGGATGCACTGAAAACAATTTATTCCACTAAGAACGTGATTGCACG CATAACAGAGGAAATGAATGGTATTCAAGAGCTTCGGTCGCAGATCAATAATGAGTTGGAAAGAATGAAACAACTGCTTGCTGAAAGGCGATCGATGCTGCTGGCAGGCACTATGCGAGATGCTGTTGAATCCAGTGTAAAACAAAAG ATGGATGATCTTCTTCGAGAGCAGTCTTCGTTAAACATCGGACTTTCAAACATCAGCGATGAATTATCGATTCGAAGGAAAGCATCCGGACGAGCGAGAATATACGCCTACATCGAAAGCGCCAAGCGTGAGTTGAAAGAAGAACGCGAAAAGTGTATCAGGGAGTTTCGTGAAGAG ATCAAAGATGGTCTTGTTCGCGAACTTAGTGAAAGGTTTTTAGGTGAAATCGAAGTACTTCGGCGTGATGTTCGG TCTAAAGATGCAATAATTGAAGAACTTAGGAAGAATCAAGATCAAAGAGATTCAAGGGATTGCTACTGA